One window of Oncorhynchus kisutch isolate 150728-3 linkage group LG25, Okis_V2, whole genome shotgun sequence genomic DNA carries:
- the lhcgr gene encoding lutropin-choriogonadotropic hormone receptor has product MMSISLLFLFYPSVLLFFGFGCRYASSFVCPGICRCSANTIRCNNITEKSVPTSERGSRLVLKHLTMSTIASHTFDGLRRVQHIEIGQSVALETIETLAFNNLLDLNEIFIKNIRSLVHIARRTFNNLPKLRYLSISNTGITVFPDMTSIHSLEPWNQNFVLDICDNLYLLSIPVNAFVGMTTEYTAMNLFNNGIREIQDYAFNGTKINKLVLKNNRNLRVIHREAFKGAVGPRILDVSSTAIETLPSHGLNSVVELVARTAYGLKRLPPFRDLGNLQKAHLTYNSHCCALFTWDTHRDSPINAAQHNGSRPTYCDDSPSEKFPADMVDSSDTSLLVEIHGTNEDVEDESYGGVDFQYPELGLNCQTRPTLQCTPEADAFNPCEDIAGFSFLRVAIWFINILAIIGNLTVLLIFFTSRCKLTVPRFLMCHLAFADFCIGVYLLMIASVDLHTRGHYSEHAIDWQTGAGCSAAGFLSVFGGELSVYTLSTITLERWHTITHALQLEKRLGLAQAAVIMAGGWLICLGMAMLPLVGVSSYSRVSMCLPMDVKTPLAQAFILLLLLFNVGAFLVVCVCYVLIYLAVRNPQFPSRSADAKIAKRMAVLIFTDLLCMAPISFFAISAAFKVPLITVTNSKILLVLFFPINSCANPFLYAIFTKAFRKDVYLLLSNVGCCENKANMYRMKAYCSENLVKSSSGNKGSLICTTLRMDPLPLQSQQTKDDGDLGTI; this is encoded by the exons CGTCCTGAAGCATCTGACTATGAGCACTATAGCCAGCCACACCTTTGATGGCCTGAGAAGAGTCCAGCATAT AGAAATCGGTCAAAGTGTTGCCTTGGAAACTATAGAGACCCTTGCATTCAACAATCTTCTCGACCTCAATGAAAT CTTCATTAAGAACATACGGAGCCTGGTGCACATCGCTCGAAGGACGTTCAACAACCTTCCTAAGCTGCGTTATCT GAGTATTTCCAACACTGGGATAACAGTGTTTCCTGACATGACTTCTATCCATTCTCTGGAACCTTGGAACCAAAATTTTGTCTT GGATATCTGTGACAACCTCTATCTTCTGTCAATACCAGTAAATGCTTTCGTTGGCATGACAACTGAATATACTGCAAT GAACCTGTTCAACAATGGCATTAGAGAAATACAAGACTATGCCTTTAATGGGACCAAGATAAATAAATT GGTTTTGAAGAATAACCGAAACCTCCGAGTGATCCATCGGGAAGCTTTTAAAGGAGCAGTGGGCCCTAGGATACT AGATGTCTCGTCGACGGCGATAGAGACTTTGCCATCCCATGGCCTCAATTCTGTCGTGGAGCTGGTTGCCCGTACAGCCTACGGCCTAAAGAGACTACCCCCTTTCAGGGATCTGGGCAACCTGCAGAAGGCACACCTCACCTACAACAGCCACTGCTGTGCCTTATTCACCTGGGACACACACAG ggATTCTCCAATCAATGCAGCACAACATAATGGATCTAGGCCTACGTATTGTGATGACAGTCCGTCTGAAAA GTTTCCAGCTGATATGGTGGACTCATCCGACACATCCCTACTGGTGGAAATACATGGAACAAACGAAGATGTCGAAGATGAGTCCTACGGAGGTGTGGATTTCCAGTATCCAGAACTAGGGTTAAACTGTCAGACCAGACCAACCCTCCAGTGTACACCAGAGGCTGACGCCTTTAACCCGTGTGAAGACATAGCAG GTTTCAGTTTTCTCAGAGTCGCCATCTGGTTCATCAACATCCTGGCGATCATTGGCAACCTGACGGTCCTCCTCATCTTCTTCACCAGTCGCTGTAAACTCACCGTGCCACGCTTCCTCATGTGTCACCTGGCCTTCGCTGACTTCTGCATCGGCGTCTACCTCCTTATGATCGCCTCGGTCGACCTCCACACCCGAGGCCACTACAGTGAGCACGCCATCGATTGGCAGACGGGAGCAGGTTgtagtgcggctggcttcctgtctgtgTTCGGTGGGGAGCTGTCGGTGTACACGTTGTCGACTATCACTCTGGAGCGCTGGCATACGATAACTCATGCCTTGCAGCTGGAGAAGAGGCTAGGCCTGGCGCAGGCTGCTGTCATCATGGCTGGAGGGTGGTTGATCTGTCTGGGGATGGCCATGCTCCCCCTGGTGGGGGTCAGCAGCTACAGCAGG GTGAGCATGTGCCTTCCCATGGATGTGAAGACTCCTCTGGCCCAGGCTTtcatcctcctgctcctcctcttcaaCGTGGGGGCGTTCCTGGTGGTCTGCGTCTGCTACGTCCTCATCTACCTGGCAGTACGGAACCCCCAGTTCCCCAGCCGCAGTGCAGACGCCAAGATCGCTAAGCGCATGGCTGTCCTCATCTTCACCGATCTCCTCTGCATGGCACCCATCTCGTTCTTCGCTATATCCGCAGCCTTTAAGGTTCCGCTCATCACTGTCACCAACTCCAAGATACTCCTGGTGTTGTTCTTTCCTATCAATTCCTGTGCCAACCCTTTCCTCTATGCCATCTTTACTAAGGCTTTCAGGAAAGATGTCTATCTGTTACTGAGTAACGTGGGCTGCTGTGAGAATAAAGCTAATATGTACAGGATGAAGGCCTATTGCTCTGAGAATTTGGTGAAGAGTAGTTCTGGGAACAAGGGGTCTCTGATTTGTACAACACTAAGGATGGACCCTCTGCCATTGCAGAGCCAACAAACGAAAGACGATGGAGATTTGGGgacaatctga